The stretch of DNA CTTCCAGAGGCTTCCCTCAACCAACATCACCTCAGTCTCATCCAGGTTAAGTAACAGGCAGTCAGCTCTCTTATCCGTGCTGCAATCTTGTCCAAACAATGACCAGTACAAGTGACTGTTCTGGTTGGATATAAGGCTGAGTCATCAACACCGCAACCTATGTCTCTGCTAGTCTTTTCAACAGCCTCATATGCTCACAACAAGAGGAGCTGACACGGGATCCATCTTGAGAGCTTCCTCAGAGGGTGGTAGAGTGTGAGGGACAGGAAGGCAGAAGGAATAGCTATGTCACAAATACGGTGTGCGGTCCAGGTACCCTGAACACTACTTGCTGCCACCCCTTCTTATCAGTTTCTTCGTGTCTGACATGAACAGGCCTCCCTGAGCCAAACTAAATCTATTCTGTTGTTCTTTAGATTTCAAAGACTGTCTCAATATCTCCAAATTAGCAACTGAAGGACACAAGGTGGCTGTTCCACTCAACACATCAGCGCAGATGAAGGTGGAGAAATGGAACTCTACCAATTCCAGTTGGGAATCGGTTCTTTTTATCAACAATGGAAAGTCTCATCTTTTGAATAGCAAGTTCACAGATCAGTTCACTGTATCCCAGGGGTATTTCATAGTGAAGAACGCGAGCAGAGTTTTACAAGGACTTTACAGTGTTACCTTGTCCCTGTCTACAGGATGTGTGGCTCTTATAAATCTGACAGTGCAGGGTAAGTTCCACATTGATCCCCGATAACCCCAATTGactctagggcagtggtccccagaTTTTTGATTGCACCCCCCTTACCTGATCCAAgctcgctctctctccccccgccccggggtggaggggtgagtggggaagAATGGGGGAGAGGCACAAtcaaagtttggggaccactgccctagagccCTAACTTCATGTGTCACATTAGTGATTGTGAGGCACTTTGCAGATGAAGAGCCATGAATGCCACGGATTAGCAGTGGGTATGAAGGTTTGCTTTGATGAAGTAATGGACCAGCTAGCATGTGTTAGCAAATGACAAATCTCCAGCTGCACCACGCTCCCACCCCTGGGATGGGGCAGAATGTCGTGCATTTCCAAGGCCTCCTGAGGGGGGATGGCTAAGAGCAGTGATCAGTTGACGGGCTGCACTGTATTGAGAATAGCTGCCCACTGTATGGACACTCATGGAAGAAGGCTTGTGGCAATTGGGAGAGTCTGTAGCATTTCCCTTTCCTGCACGGTGCTTTAAATCCTCACCCTGATCTCCTCTATCTTCCAGCTCCAGCGGCGCCTCCATCGGTTATACCTGGGAACCAAGCTCCTGCCGCACGTAAGCACTCATTCTTTTCCTAAAGCTCAGCTCTAGTGCTGCACACGCTGGTACTTCTGTCAGTGAAATTTATGTCCGTTGGGggggtgtttttcacacccctggctgACAAAAATGTGCTCCTGTAGTCATAGCCTTCATTACCACTGGTATAGTGGCCAGTCAGGGCACATCGGTGACAGAGTTTTGGGACTGCAGCCAGGGGAAGgtagggaaagagagaggggttGGGGAGCTCAGGTTAGGGCTAGTGGAAATGGACTGACATTGGGAAGGGGAACCTGGTAGCCGGTGTGCCTGTCAGCCCAACATTCTTCCCTGCTGTGCATGCACCTAAGGATctggaggagtgtgtgtgggaggggaggttggAGGATTGGGAATTGAGTGTTTCCCCTTTCTGTTGCATGTGTGTTGAGATCTGGAGGTTCCAGCTGTGGGGCCTGACAGTTATCCCTGGCTCCCTCACGTAAGCCAGTATCTGGAGCAGCCCTTCCCCCTGGATACGGTGCTGAGTATTAACAGGCATGCTGGGAGCATGCAGCAAGAACACACCACTGACACTGGGGCGAGGCGCTGAGAATGGGTGTGCTTGATGCCTATCACAGGTCTCCAAcactggggagagggagatagGAACACCCAGGGGGCAGTTAGTCTccgagctgttgtttcaggctgtattcTCCTCCCTGGGGTGTTCTCATTCAGTTGAGTGTGTCATGTTGAGAtcagccccttctccccatccTACCTCTATCCTTCCTATTATGTCTCCCTTTCAGCATCATTTTGTGCTGGGGATCTGGATAGAACAAAGCGGTTGGTGAGGATTAATCTAATACAGTATTATAATGGAGCGCCAGCTCTGGTACAGTTAAGAGTGAGAAGACTTTGCTGTTTAAAGGAAGATTCCTCttagtgctctaaaatccacatgcatacCTGGATCGTCTTAAAATTTGGTATGCCTCATGGTGGTGCCGGGCAGGGTTAGTGATTCAAATCTGAAGTCATTTTGGAGTCACAGGCAATCTTGCAAACgcatgaaggatttttttttaaatccctccaGGCATGCTCACTGCTCATTTTTGCACAGCTCCTGTCAGCAAGTCCCTCATGGCCCACCTACCAGCAAATAATTACTCAGGTGGATACTGATCTGCTCTAATGTCAAACTGCTCATTttacagtacatttaaaaaaaaaaaaaaaaaaaagcaacctgtggaacttgtcacagagtgtgggggagtcagggccctgcatcccccacttcctgcgattcactgtgactctcagccagccagcaaaacagaaggtttattagatgacaggaacacagtccaaaacagagcgtTGTAGGTACAGACAACAGGACCCCGTCAGTCATCTTGGGAGCAGGGAGCCTAGACCCCGGTCCTGGGcctccctctgtttccccagccaggtccaaaactgaaaaaacccctccagcagtctcagccagccacacaccctggctactccagcctttgtccagtttccccaggcagaaggtgtcacctggccccagccccatcctgggCTCAGATTACATGCTCAGGTATCATCCCCcaagtgaagtcacaccctgatatcccactaccaatgcagacagtcccagtaaaactcccacACAACATTCCCAGGTCAATACTCCCCAAGCAACTACCTTGGATTCAAAGGTCTTATCTGAAGTACAGTGACATCAGCTAAATTTAAGTGCTGTTCATCCTCTGACTCCAGAGCCAAGGCCGATTACTAGCTAACTGAAAATCCAGCAGGAACTCCTCCCTGTCCCCGTAATATTGCACAATAAAATTAGTTATGGAACCATGTTAACCCACATGAGTACTGGTATTTTGCAGCCTTCCAACCAAATGAAGGCAGAGGTGGCTGTGTGTATATAAACCTGTTCTCTAAATGGTTTAACCTGACTCCTGTTCTGTTTGGCTTGATTTCAGATCCAGCTTGGTGGGCTCTGTTACTCATTCCGATTGTTTTAATAGTCATTACTTGGCTGTAAAAAGTTGTTGTCCAAGAAGAGATGGATGAAGAGCCAGTATATCCTATACTCAGTCTTTCTAAAAAGAAGGAATTTAAGATGTTTCCCTTTATACACTGAAGCAACCAAATaaaatattcgcaaaaagaaaaggagtacttgtggcaccctagagactaaccaatttaaacatccgttttttcatggtctgtgtgtataaaaacatcctcactgtattttccactttatgcatccgatgaagtgagctgtagctcacgaaagtttatgctcaaataaattggttagtctctaaggtgccacaagtcctccttttctttttgcgaatataatGCAATGAGTGACATCTGGTCTGTACTGCCTCAGCCCTCATCATTCTGCTGCAATGCTGTAAAACTCCACTAGGTGTCAGCATTACATTCCCTTCTTGTTAATCAAGGCCAGAATTAGCTTTTTATATAACTTCATCTGAGGCGTGCCCATGGCTTTACAACACTAATGGGTTATCCCTACTTTCAGTTAAACAGAACCATGTTGACATGTCTGGATAACGTGAGCATGCTTTCATCCATTTCCCAGAGGGTGAAATTAAGGTGGAAGCAGTAACCAACCCCCTGCCATCTTCACATAATTAATGTAGTAACAGACATTGGACTAGAACTTCAGATCCTGACTCATCCTCTACTTTAACCATTGTACAatgccccaaacctgagctggGCATAAAGTAAGTGCTCCAACCGCTAGACCTCATGCCCATCCCAGGAACCAGAACAGAGCCCAAGTCCTCACTCTCACTGTGGAGACCCATATGTCATTTAAATCACCTGAAGTGAAACAGCAACTCTGCCACACTGACAATCAAGCAACTACTTGAGCAGAAGTCAAATTATTTTAGTTTGCTCTCCTCTATCTTTCCccaggagaaaaggaaaatataaatacTGCTCCTTCAGGCTTATCTTCCCCATGTCATCTCACGGAAAATATAATTTGAGTGATTCCCCCTCCAGAAAGTTAAATGTAGTGAAAAAAGGGATTGAGTAGGGATACCTTGGCCACTAATAAGACAGAAAGAGGTACGGCTCCAGAAgtcctcccccccctccaaaaaaatcccaaatccaTGGTTTtaatgccctccccccaccccagtcacaTCTTCCACTAAAATTAAAGGAAGATaagtgctgtcataaatataaagggaagggtaaacacctttaaaatccctcctggccagaggaaaactcctttcacctgtaaagggttaagaagctaggataacctagctggcacctgaccaatgaggagacaagatactttcaaaagctgggaggaggagaacTTCAAAGGGTCTGTGCCTGTCTGCGTGATGCTTTTTccccggggacagaacaggaatggagtcttagaatttagtaagtaatctagctagatatgcgttagattatgatgtctttaaatggctgagaaagtaagctgtgctgaatagaatgaatattcctgtctgtgtgtctttttgtaacctaaggttttgcctagagggattttctatgttttgaatctaattaccctgtaaggtatttaccatcctgatcttacagaggtgatccttttctttttactgtttcttctattaaaatgtttcttttcaagaactgaatgcttttttcattgttctaagatccaagggcttgggtctgtggtcacctatgcaaattggtgaggatttttaccaaacctttcccaggaagtggggtgcaagggttgggaggatttttgggggggaaagacatttccaaacaatgttttctcaggaacccagagaaatgtttggtggtggcagtggaaaaccaagggcaaggggtaaaatagtttgtaccttggggaagttttaacctaagctggtaaaagtttaggaggttttcatgcaggtccccacatttgtaccctagagttcaaagtggggaaggaaccttgacaagtgcACAAGAGGGCCCTCACCTCAGCTGGATCATCTAGGCCAGTGATTCTCAAGTGCTGCCACCAGAGACTTCACAAGCAGCCACCACAACATTTGGGATCCCAGAGCTccttcccacagtctctgccccagggagcctAGGGATGTTTCACTGAGCGTAGCAAGGTTGCTGGTGCTTCTGGATGTGGGACGGAATGAGCCCTCTCTCCATGTCCGCCTTATCTTGATTCATAAGGGGCACTGGCAGCAGGGCCCTGATTAGCCCGACCCCCCTGTTTCCCTGCTCACCTCCATTGGAGGAGGGCAGTGTCACTCACCAAAGGAGCCCATGGCTCTAAGCTAATCAGCTTTCAGGGGGAGGAACCAGGCAGAAGCAGGTGCCTGTTACCCAGTGGAGGATTCTGCTCTGCTGTTGCTTCATCATACAGCATGAGAAGAGGAAGCGGAAGCAGGAAGATGCTGGCAGGGAGAGGCTATAGGTCACTGCTGAGCCCCAaaagcagctctggggctggctggcacGGCAGTGACTGCATGGGTCCAACCGGGAGAGGACACAGGCTGTTACtgctgcagggccagggccagccaGAACAGCAGCATAACGCACAGAGCACCCTGGTGTACGGGCACTAGCAGTCTCCCAAAGGTTCCAGTTGGGAGGAACCCACTAGCAAGGGCAGCCCCCACCACAAGAGTTGCTTCACATTTTGTGTGCACTACAATGGATAGACAAAACTTTTTTGCTAAAAAAGAGGCACGGAAAGTGACCAGCTTACACCAGACTCAGTAAGAGTGACCCAAGGAACTCCGGCTTGTTAGCACTACCTTTTGCAAAGCGCAGCAGTGACTTACACGATAAAGAGGGTAAGTTAGTGTGTGGGAAGAAAAGTCCTTAGTTCTGTTGGAACCAAATTTAACAGGAAGCACTGAAATTTATGCAAATCATAAGAGATGCTTTACACTGAAATGACTGTATTTGCATGACACttccaaataaaatattacaCTGACAGTTTAGTCACATGGTTAACTGTTCAAACTATGGCCACTGTGAATTTGCTATGACTGCATGTGCAGACAGAGCAAAAATTCATTTGAGAACTGCTAATCTAGGCATTTCTTCAATTCAGATAATTACGCATCTAAATCACTAAATGACTGCTTGGAAAGTCTCAGCCCCCGTATTGCCACCATGTGACTTTATCATGGGTCTCATGGTATTTGAGGTTTCTAAGAGCCCACTCTTGGTGCTGATGTCCAATGGCTATATGAGaacttcagctttcatttaaaaaaaattaaattgagttTCTAGCCCTAGTGGATGCAGAGGATTGAAAATGTGATCTCATTCCTTCTGAAAGGTTCAGAAACCAAACAGCAAAGAGTGCCTCTTACAGCAGGGTTTGGGGGACCCTGGGGAAGATGCTGGTAGCTCAGTCCCCAGCCGAGTGGGGAATCAGAACCCCCAGAAATTATCCTGGGAGCTCCAGGAtctgcctccaccccaccctcatgTACTCGGAGTGAGTCAGTTTCCCTGTCACCAACgtgtcaaccccccccccccgccatgtgtCTCTTCCCAGTTCCCTGCAACCCACCCCATTTCCCCTGCACCCCAGGCTGGGTCGCTGCCAGcccccccttctctgctcctgACCCCAACATCTCCCTGTCCCTTGCGGGTCTATGGGACTggatctccctcctcctcccccccgcaaacATCCAGtgcctctgggggtggggatctcCTCCCCCGATCCAATCCCATGCCCCCCactatccccccgccccccgggggtCTCTGGGGCTGGGTCTCCCCCTGGCCCCCACTATCCCCCCGGCCCCGGGTGTCTATGGGGCTgggtctccccctgccccccacaacctccccgccccccccgggtaTCTATGGGGCTgggtctccccctgccccccacaacctccccgccccccccgggtaTCTATGGGGCTgggtctccccctgccccccacaacctccccgccccccccgggtgTCTATGGGGCTgggtctccccctgccccccacaacctctccaccccccccggGTGTCTATGGGGCTGGGTCTCCCCCTGGCCCCCActatccccctctcccccgggggTCTCTGGGGCTGGGTCTCCCCCTGGCCCCCCACTATCCCCCCGCGGGTCtctggggctgggtctctcccctcGGACCGGCGCACCCCTTGCCCCGGCCGGGGGGTAACAGACACTCACCGTCCTGCTGCTCGGGCGGCGGTTTGCGTAAGACAGACGACACCCAAAATGGCGACAGAGAAGCTTAACCACAAACCACAAAAGCGTGGAGCAGTAGCGGCCTCGGATTGGCTGACAGGGCCCTGCGCGGGGCGGGGCCGCGGGGTGACGGGCAGAGGGCGGCTGGGGTGGCGCCGGCTCGAGGAGGGGGGCTCCGGCTCCACGTTCTGCTGGCCGGAGGCCGGCCCGCTCCCCAGCGTCCCCCCTCGCCCGCCCCAGCGCGGACCCCCTCAGTAACCCCCCCGCACCGGGCTGCCCAGCGCCCCGGGGAGACCAGACACAGCGCACGTGTCGGCGGGGTCCGCGTGGGCTCTGCCCCGGCCCCTGGCGCGGAGCTGTGGGAAGGGACTGATCGCCTTGGCTGGGGCACACGCCCCCCGCCCACCGCGGTGGGGCTGCTTTCCCAAGGGTCACGTTGGCTGCTGCGGGGATCCCCCCGGTCTCTCTGTTATTGGGGGCAGGAGTAACAAAGGGTCGGTGGCCTGGTTCTGTGAATCAAGGGCCGCAGAGCCAGGGGGGTGACTTGAGCAGTGGGCACCCTCCCCCCGGGGGCACGTTCATacaatcatagactatcagggttggaagggacctcaggaggtcatgctCAAAGCAGGGACCAAGCCTcagtttttgtcccagatccctaaatggccccctcaaggattgaactcacaaccctgggtttagcaggccaatgctcaaaccactgagctatccctccccccagatacCTTCCTCCTGATACCGCCTCGCAGAGAGCAGAGTTACGGAGAGCTTTGGGTTTGACGGAACAGCCAGTAACATGCAGGGGGAAGCTTTTCCCTTGAGGGGTTCCGGGGGccggggtgtggggagagatCCAAATGGAGGAGGATCCTGTAGTGGGAGTCCAGGAGGCAGGTTCTTCCTCCACTGGAAGGTTTGGGGGATTCTATCCATTGAGGTAAACGACTGGACTGGGGTGGTTCAGGGACGGAAGGGGATCGAAACGGGAAGAGGTCCAGGGTGTTCTATTGGGGGAATCAGGGAAGCAAGGGGCCTGGGCATGCAGTGGCTCCTGTATTGGCGGGGATATGGGGGGATCTAGGCAGGAGGTGTCTCCTTTTTGGACTACGAATCCT from Chelonia mydas isolate rCheMyd1 unplaced genomic scaffold, rCheMyd1.pri.v2 scaffold_69_arrow_ctg1, whole genome shotgun sequence encodes:
- the LOC114021370 gene encoding uncharacterized protein LOC114021370 isoform X2 (The sequence of the model RefSeq protein was modified relative to this genomic sequence to represent the inferred CDS: added 87 bases not found in genome assembly), which encodes MQNMGPRAAGFALTLCLLAAAPPETKAEADFKDCLNISKLATEGHKVAVPLNTSAQMKVEKWNSTNSSWESVLFINNGKSHLLNSKFTDQFTVSQGYFIVKNASRVLQGLYSVTLSLSTGCVALINLTVQAPAAPPSVIPGNQAPAAHPAWWALLLIPIVLIVITWL
- the LOC114021370 gene encoding uncharacterized protein LOC114021370 isoform X1 (The sequence of the model RefSeq protein was modified relative to this genomic sequence to represent the inferred CDS: added 87 bases not found in genome assembly), producing the protein MQNMGPRAAGFALTLCLLAAAPPETKAEADFKDCLNISKLATEGHKVAVPLNTSAQMKVEKWNSTNSSWESVLFINNGKSHLLNSKFTDQFTVSQGYFIVKNASRVLQGLYSVTLSLSTGCVALINLTVQAPAAPPSVIPGNQAPAAHPAWWALLLIPIVLIKRWMKSQYILYSVFLKRRNLRCFPLYTEATK